The Candidatus Polarisedimenticolaceae bacterium genome window below encodes:
- a CDS encoding RNA polymerase sigma factor, whose product MERTLFLEGHGTVTSDIGELFDRHHARLYRLALRMTWGGDDARDLVQESFLRAIEHRPPDDPVAAERWLVRVLVNLCRDRHRRAVVRRAHAAEAAQEDSHRDADPGMSAAVRDAVWKLPVRQRAVVVLHEIEGHTLAEVAEILGIAAVTARWHHHTALKALRRELS is encoded by the coding sequence ATGGAACGGACGCTCTTTCTCGAGGGACACGGTACGGTGACGTCGGATATCGGCGAGCTGTTCGACCGCCACCACGCGCGCCTCTACCGGCTGGCGCTCCGGATGACGTGGGGCGGCGACGACGCGCGCGACCTCGTCCAGGAATCGTTCCTGCGCGCGATCGAGCACCGGCCTCCGGACGACCCCGTCGCCGCCGAGCGGTGGCTCGTGCGGGTGCTCGTCAACCTCTGCCGCGACCGGCATCGCCGCGCGGTCGTCCGCCGCGCGCACGCCGCCGAGGCCGCGCAGGAGGATTCGCATCGCGACGCCGATCCGGGGATGAGCGCCGCGGTCCGCGACGCGGTGTGGAAGCTGCCGGTCCGCCAGCGCGCGGTCGTCGTCCTCCACGAGATCGAAGGTCACACGCTCGCCGAGGTCGCGGAGATCCTCGGCATCGCGGCGGTCACGGCGCGGTGGCACCACCACACGGCGCTCAAGGCCCTGCGGAGGGAGCTGTCATGA
- a CDS encoding periplasmic heavy metal sensor, whose protein sequence is MKRVLSFAAMIVLAVTVAAAQGYGHGPHGPGEPGMNLADHLTKMLDLTPDQTSKVQAIVSKYTDGSMGEKMRSMQEAQSTLHRTVHNPDATDAQVQQAVGVVSGIQGQLALEQHHMAVEVGTVLTADQKAKFQQMMSEHREHDGPPPMQGGGF, encoded by the coding sequence ATGAAGAGAGTCCTGAGCTTTGCCGCGATGATCGTCCTGGCGGTGACCGTTGCCGCGGCGCAGGGTTACGGACACGGGCCCCACGGTCCAGGCGAGCCCGGCATGAATCTGGCGGACCACCTCACCAAGATGCTCGACCTGACGCCCGATCAGACGTCGAAGGTCCAGGCGATCGTCTCGAAGTACACGGACGGGTCGATGGGAGAGAAGATGCGCTCGATGCAAGAAGCGCAGTCCACGCTGCATCGCACGGTCCACAATCCGGACGCCACCGACGCACAGGTCCAGCAGGCAGTTGGCGTCGTCAGCGGGATCCAGGGCCAACTCGCCCTCGAGCAGCATCACATGGCGGTCGAGGTCGGCACCGTCCTCACCGCCGACCAGAAGGCGAAGTTCCAGCAGATGATGAGCGAGCACCGCGAACACGACGGTCCCCCGCCCATGCAGGGCGGCGGATTCTGA
- a CDS encoding RNA polymerase sigma factor: MAPPLADEASLLAAAREGDHEAGRLLMREHGPSMVRTAWAVLGRYGSRDADDVVQEAFLAALTTPALPSGDVGAWLRSITARKALDAARATKRRGEGELVDVPRADAAGDVLAVRQALARLAPTDRAVIVLVDLEGRSMAEAALSLGITNVAARLRAVRARRKLAKILEPAR, from the coding sequence GTGGCCCCCCCTCTCGCGGACGAGGCCTCGCTTCTTGCCGCGGCCCGGGAGGGGGACCACGAAGCAGGACGCCTCCTGATGCGCGAGCACGGTCCCTCGATGGTGCGCACGGCCTGGGCGGTCCTCGGCCGCTACGGATCGCGCGATGCCGATGACGTGGTGCAGGAGGCGTTCCTGGCCGCGCTCACGACGCCGGCGCTTCCGTCGGGTGACGTCGGCGCGTGGCTGCGGTCGATCACGGCGCGGAAGGCCCTCGACGCCGCGCGCGCGACGAAACGACGGGGCGAGGGCGAGCTGGTCGACGTCCCGCGGGCCGATGCGGCGGGAGACGTCCTCGCGGTACGTCAGGCGCTCGCGCGTCTCGCCCCCACGGACCGCGCGGTCATCGTGCTCGTCGATCTCGAGGGTCGATCGATGGCGGAAGCCGCCCTGAGCCTCGGCATCACGAACGTCGCCGCGCGCCTGCGCGCCGTCCGCGCGCGGCGCAAGCTCGCGAAGATCCTGGAGCCGGCGCGATGA
- a CDS encoding sigma-70 family RNA polymerase sigma factor, whose translation MADEDDRDAVSRVLAGEAGAFDGIVRQWQGPLVSLAYRFTRDRGRAEDLAQEAFLRAYRALDRYRGDARFSTWLFALAVNLYRSEIRRVPPPTVSLDDVREPAAPAADDDDKTIHAALHALPPKYRDVLLLYYFHEMDVASAARSLDLPEGTVKARLARGRELLRRKLDALSHAPRLEEAR comes from the coding sequence GTGGCCGATGAGGACGATCGTGACGCCGTGTCCCGCGTGCTCGCGGGAGAAGCCGGAGCGTTCGACGGCATCGTCCGCCAATGGCAGGGGCCGCTCGTGAGCCTCGCCTACCGCTTCACGCGCGATCGAGGCCGGGCCGAGGATCTGGCGCAGGAGGCGTTCCTCCGCGCCTACCGCGCCCTCGACCGCTACCGCGGCGACGCGAGGTTCTCGACTTGGCTCTTCGCGCTGGCGGTGAACCTCTACCGGTCGGAGATTCGGCGCGTCCCGCCGCCGACGGTCTCGCTCGACGACGTCCGTGAGCCGGCAGCCCCCGCCGCGGACGATGACGACAAGACCATCCATGCGGCGCTCCACGCGCTGCCACCGAAGTACCGCGACGTGCTTCTTCTCTACTACTTCCACGAGATGGACGTCGCGAGTGCGGCGCGGAGCCTCGATCTTCCCGAAGGAACGGTGAAGGCCCGGCTCGCGCGCGGACGCGAGCTCCTCCGCCGCAAGCTCGACGCGCTCTCGCATGCGCCGCGCCTCGAGGAGGCCCGATGA
- a CDS encoding alpha/beta fold hydrolase has translation MSRIVSKRFLLALLLAGVAAAAGVVLIEGNTLAGPSQREIGSAPPSLHAETVSFPSKSGATLKGWLAPGTPGKGAVLLMHGIHADRTSMLPRALFLSKAGYGVLLFDFQANGESIGARQTFGHLESLDARSALEYLRSRLPNERVGVIGTSLGGAAALVGPEPLDVQAMVLEAVYPTIEEATANRIAIRLGLTAARLAAPVLLSQLRFRTGATADELRPIDRIASVRAPVFVIAGGADLYTTAAESRRLFQAAHEPKEYWELAGAGHQDFHAFARAEYERRVLEFLQRNLRDGAGAP, from the coding sequence ATGAGCCGGATCGTCAGTAAGCGCTTCCTTCTGGCGTTGCTGCTCGCGGGCGTCGCGGCCGCGGCCGGCGTCGTCCTCATCGAAGGCAACACTCTCGCCGGCCCGTCCCAGCGCGAGATCGGCTCCGCTCCGCCGAGCCTCCATGCCGAGACCGTCTCGTTTCCGAGCAAATCCGGCGCGACGCTGAAGGGCTGGCTTGCGCCCGGCACTCCGGGCAAGGGTGCCGTCCTCCTCATGCACGGAATCCACGCCGACCGGACTTCGATGCTGCCGCGCGCGCTCTTCCTCTCGAAGGCCGGCTACGGCGTGCTCCTCTTCGACTTCCAGGCCAACGGCGAGAGCATCGGTGCGCGCCAGACGTTCGGTCATCTCGAGAGCCTCGATGCGCGCTCGGCCCTGGAGTACTTGCGATCGAGGCTGCCGAACGAGCGCGTCGGTGTCATCGGCACCTCGCTCGGCGGGGCGGCCGCGCTCGTCGGTCCGGAGCCGCTCGACGTACAAGCGATGGTGCTCGAGGCCGTCTATCCGACGATCGAAGAAGCCACCGCCAATCGCATCGCCATCCGCTTGGGACTGACGGCGGCGCGTCTCGCGGCGCCGGTGCTCTTGAGCCAGCTCCGCTTCAGAACCGGAGCGACCGCCGACGAGCTTCGACCCATCGACCGGATCGCGAGCGTTCGCGCCCCCGTGTTCGTCATCGCCGGTGGCGCCGACCTCTACACGACCGCGGCCGAGTCCCGGCGCTTGTTCCAAGCCGCTCACGAGCCGAAGGAGTATTGGGAGCTGGCCGGCGCCGGCCATCAAGACTTCCACGCGTTCGCGCGCGCGGAGTACGAGAGACGAGTGCTCGAGTTCCTGCAGCGCAACCTTCGCGACGGAGCAGGCGCGCCGTAG
- a CDS encoding nucleotidyltransferase family protein: MPRDKRTPSSPKNLLEASRFLMRQGDVYDALRRLAERLRDEGLDYAVVGGMAVVEHGSRRTTEDIDILMRPETLEAFRERCLGRGYLPAFAGAKRAFKDTATGVRIEVLVTGEYPGDGKPKPVSFPDPSKVSTQGDDFRFINLETLLNLKLASGMSAPHRLRDLADVQDLIGRTRLSRDLGDSLDPSVRDEYRRLWDAVAAGERQP, translated from the coding sequence ATGCCGCGCGACAAGCGGACACCTTCGAGTCCCAAGAACCTCCTCGAAGCGAGCCGTTTTCTCATGAGACAGGGAGATGTCTACGACGCGCTACGCCGTCTCGCGGAGCGTCTGCGCGACGAAGGGCTGGACTACGCGGTGGTCGGAGGAATGGCGGTGGTCGAGCACGGGTCGAGACGTACCACCGAAGACATCGACATCTTGATGCGCCCCGAAACGCTCGAGGCCTTTCGCGAGCGTTGCCTCGGCCGCGGGTACTTGCCGGCGTTCGCCGGAGCGAAGCGTGCCTTCAAAGACACCGCCACCGGCGTTCGCATCGAAGTACTGGTCACGGGCGAGTATCCCGGTGACGGAAAACCCAAACCTGTTTCATTCCCGGATCCATCGAAGGTCTCGACCCAAGGTGACGATTTCAGGTTCATCAATCTCGAGACCCTCTTGAACCTCAAGCTCGCCTCCGGCATGAGCGCACCGCATCGCCTTCGCGATCTCGCCGACGTGCAAGACCTGATCGGGAGGACGCGGTTGTCGCGCGACCTCGGCGACAGCCTCGATCCCAGCGTCCGTGACGAGTACCGCCGCCTCTGGGACGCTGTGGCGGCCGGAGAGAGACAGCCCTGA
- a CDS encoding protein phosphatase 2C domain-containing protein, translating into MSDPSDQDTIPPPLRSTALGHDEVWPPKPLDIVQVDAFGITDQGKVRQDNQDHFYLGQIGRFSRVLATSLPPGELPERMEQANHVAVVADGMGGHKGGEVASRTAIIVFFHLLFDTTDWVLRVDDKSAQRILDRAGQRYRSLDELLDERARIDPNLQGMGTTMTLTYSIGYDLFLAHCGDSRAYLCRSGRLEQLTRDHTRVQEMVDLGVMSREEAATHKLRNVLTNVLGGGVPLTDVDLHRVKLAPGDAVLLCSDGLYDVVKDEEIASILSTVHSAQAACRALIDLALDRNAPDNVTVVVSRYAAR; encoded by the coding sequence ATGTCCGACCCGTCCGATCAGGACACGATTCCGCCGCCGCTCCGGTCGACCGCGCTCGGGCACGACGAGGTCTGGCCGCCGAAGCCGCTCGACATCGTGCAGGTCGACGCGTTCGGGATAACCGACCAGGGTAAGGTTCGCCAGGACAACCAGGACCACTTCTACCTCGGTCAGATCGGGCGCTTTTCGCGTGTTCTCGCCACCTCGCTCCCGCCGGGAGAGCTGCCCGAGCGGATGGAGCAGGCGAACCACGTGGCCGTCGTCGCCGACGGGATGGGCGGTCACAAGGGGGGCGAGGTCGCGAGCCGCACTGCGATCATCGTCTTCTTCCACCTCCTCTTCGACACGACCGATTGGGTCCTCCGCGTCGACGACAAGAGCGCGCAGCGCATCCTCGACCGCGCCGGCCAGCGCTACCGGAGCCTCGACGAGCTGCTCGACGAACGCGCCCGCATCGATCCCAACCTCCAGGGGATGGGAACGACGATGACGCTGACCTACAGCATCGGCTACGACCTCTTCCTCGCGCACTGCGGCGACTCGCGTGCTTACCTGTGCCGCAGCGGCAGGCTCGAGCAGCTCACGCGCGACCACACGCGCGTCCAGGAGATGGTCGATCTCGGCGTCATGTCGCGCGAGGAGGCGGCGACGCACAAGCTGCGGAACGTGCTGACGAACGTGCTCGGCGGCGGCGTCCCGCTGACGGACGTCGATCTCCACCGCGTGAAGCTCGCCCCCGGCGACGCCGTCCTCCTGTGCTCAGACGGCCTCTACGACGTCGTCAAGGACGAGGAGATCGCCTCGATTCTCTCGACCGTGCACTCCGCGCAGGCCGCGTGCCGCGCGCTGATCGACCTCGCCCTCGACCGCAACGCGCCCGACAACGTCACCGTCGTCGTGTCGAGGTACGCGGCGCGCTAA
- a CDS encoding antibiotic biosynthesis monooxygenase family protein: protein MTTIRGNPGEIHELARYEVRPEALDECLAAIHEFVAYVRANEPGALRYEVWQETEHPTRFVHLFVWRDEEANRVHGESAAVKKFAGILYPNCVQPVEFIEYRQVDANR, encoded by the coding sequence ATGACCACCATCCGAGGCAACCCCGGCGAGATCCACGAGCTGGCCCGCTACGAGGTGCGTCCCGAGGCGCTCGATGAATGCCTCGCGGCGATTCACGAGTTCGTGGCCTACGTGCGCGCGAACGAGCCCGGCGCGCTGCGCTACGAGGTATGGCAGGAGACCGAGCATCCGACGCGCTTCGTCCACCTCTTCGTGTGGCGTGACGAAGAGGCGAACCGCGTGCACGGCGAATCCGCTGCCGTGAAGAAGTTCGCCGGCATTCTCTATCCCAACTGCGTGCAGCCGGTGGAGTTCATCGAGTACAGGCAGGTCGACGCGAACCGTTAG
- a CDS encoding alpha/beta hydrolase gives MRIPGLAVVALVAAAAHAAPFTHIERDVAYGHDPLQTLDLETPEAKAFATVVFVHGGSLSSGDKQDDDYGKVCPALVAEGIGCTSVNYRLAPKAAWPAPAEDVASAVAWVKAHIEERDGDPRKIFLMGHSSGAMLVALVAAEARWLGAHRIDAKELGGVIAMGSIMWDDELDKAIQQHGRPRVEAAFKKDPDNAMFGSLDAYLDHWPIRHLHAGLPPYLFLIAEAEQEQPPVLMTNKKFVDDTRALGNGAEYRVLPGLTHMTAIRKFSEPGDRTMKIVRDFVRKRPSMP, from the coding sequence GTGAGGATCCCCGGGCTCGCCGTCGTCGCTCTCGTGGCGGCCGCCGCCCATGCGGCGCCGTTCACGCACATCGAGCGCGACGTCGCGTACGGGCACGATCCCCTTCAAACGCTCGACCTCGAGACCCCGGAGGCGAAGGCGTTTGCGACCGTCGTCTTCGTCCACGGCGGGAGTCTGTCGAGCGGCGACAAGCAAGACGACGACTACGGGAAAGTCTGCCCGGCGCTCGTCGCGGAGGGGATCGGGTGCACGAGCGTGAACTACCGGTTGGCGCCGAAGGCGGCGTGGCCGGCGCCCGCGGAAGACGTCGCCTCCGCGGTCGCGTGGGTGAAGGCGCACATCGAGGAGCGCGACGGCGACCCGCGCAAGATCTTCCTCATGGGCCACAGCTCGGGCGCGATGCTCGTCGCCCTCGTCGCCGCCGAGGCGCGGTGGCTCGGCGCGCACAGGATCGACGCGAAGGAGCTCGGCGGCGTCATCGCCATGGGGTCGATCATGTGGGACGACGAGCTGGACAAGGCGATCCAGCAGCACGGCCGGCCGCGTGTCGAGGCGGCGTTCAAGAAGGACCCCGACAACGCGATGTTCGGGAGCCTCGATGCCTACCTCGATCACTGGCCGATCCGCCATCTCCACGCCGGTCTTCCGCCGTATCTCTTTCTGATCGCGGAGGCCGAGCAGGAGCAGCCGCCGGTTCTGATGACGAACAAGAAGTTCGTCGACGACACGCGCGCCCTCGGCAACGGCGCGGAGTACCGCGTCCTTCCCGGCCTGACGCACATGACTGCGATCCGAAAGTTCTCCGAGCCCGGCGACCGCACGATGAAGATCGTCCGCGACTTCGTGCGCAAGCGCCCGTCGATGCCGTAA
- a CDS encoding class I SAM-dependent methyltransferase, protein MRGIIDRLLGRKIDDELGWLPPKTMTDPAPWDQYWRAQIDKDIVGFVDIFCDDGELVDVMRSHDFRTVLCVGTGLSMEPWALASAGFDVTALDLSPFAMAAVSHETPPAELFSHLLGGRGARPGGHARFVAGDLCDAKCCQGPFDVVIERRTLQLYPDGSDSEAIRAVAGRLAARGIFFSQVHYGSYRGDEPPEHCLKPWFRAEGWPFYDGRSPLEGRVAWLFTTTG, encoded by the coding sequence ATGCGCGGAATCATCGACCGGCTCCTGGGCCGGAAGATCGACGACGAACTCGGCTGGTTGCCGCCGAAGACGATGACCGACCCCGCGCCTTGGGATCAGTACTGGCGCGCGCAGATCGACAAGGACATCGTGGGCTTCGTCGACATCTTCTGCGACGACGGCGAGCTCGTGGACGTCATGAGGTCGCATGACTTCAGGACGGTGCTCTGCGTCGGGACCGGACTCTCCATGGAGCCGTGGGCGCTCGCTTCGGCCGGCTTCGACGTGACGGCGCTCGATCTGTCGCCGTTCGCGATGGCGGCCGTGAGCCACGAGACGCCCCCGGCCGAGCTGTTCTCCCATCTCCTCGGTGGGCGGGGCGCGCGCCCCGGTGGCCACGCGCGCTTCGTCGCCGGCGACTTGTGCGACGCGAAGTGTTGTCAGGGCCCGTTCGACGTCGTGATCGAGCGGAGGACGCTCCAGCTCTATCCGGACGGCAGCGATTCCGAGGCCATTCGCGCCGTCGCCGGGCGCCTCGCGGCACGGGGGATCTTCTTCAGTCAAGTTCACTACGGGAGCTACCGAGGGGACGAGCCGCCGGAACATTGTTTGAAGCCGTGGTTCCGTGCCGAGGGTTGGCCCTTCTACGACGGCCGATCGCCTCTCGAGGGCCGTGTGGCGTGGCTCTTCACGACGACGGGGTAG
- a CDS encoding alpha/beta hydrolase, which translates to MIATFMLSAGLWAATGAPPVPWQPAAGHEQIALWPGKPPGTHTPSDPETAAPVVGSLVAGKPWTYVTNVSQPTLTLYAPKTDANGAAVVVFPGGGYRILAIDLEGTEVCDWLNARGIACLVLKYRVPHGGDKWSQSRGVFTDTGTSMALEDAQRALGLVRLHAAEWHIDPHKIGVLGFSAGGHLVAAISTRYEKRVYPAVDAADKESCRPDFAVALYPGHLWLDWLEKSQGGALNRDIRVTKNTPPTFIVQAENDDVDDIRNSLFYYAALQKARVPAELHVFPEGGHAFGLRRTKMAITAWPELAETWMRSIGMLP; encoded by the coding sequence GTGATCGCCACGTTCATGTTGTCGGCCGGACTGTGGGCCGCCACCGGTGCGCCGCCGGTGCCGTGGCAGCCGGCGGCAGGGCACGAGCAGATTGCGCTCTGGCCCGGCAAGCCGCCGGGGACGCATACGCCTTCCGATCCCGAGACGGCGGCGCCGGTCGTCGGGTCGCTCGTCGCCGGAAAGCCTTGGACCTACGTGACGAACGTGTCCCAGCCGACCCTCACGTTGTACGCGCCGAAGACGGACGCAAACGGGGCGGCGGTCGTCGTCTTCCCCGGCGGCGGTTATCGCATCCTCGCGATCGACCTCGAGGGGACCGAGGTCTGCGACTGGCTGAACGCGAGGGGGATCGCCTGCCTCGTCCTCAAGTACCGTGTGCCCCACGGCGGCGACAAGTGGAGCCAGTCGCGTGGCGTGTTCACCGACACGGGCACATCGATGGCGCTCGAAGATGCGCAGCGCGCGCTCGGCCTCGTGCGCCTCCACGCCGCGGAGTGGCACATCGATCCGCACAAGATCGGCGTCCTCGGCTTCTCCGCGGGCGGGCACCTCGTCGCGGCGATCAGTACCCGCTACGAGAAGCGCGTGTATCCGGCCGTCGATGCGGCGGACAAGGAGAGCTGCCGCCCCGACTTCGCAGTGGCTCTCTATCCCGGGCATCTGTGGCTCGACTGGCTCGAGAAATCGCAGGGCGGAGCGCTCAACCGCGACATCCGCGTCACCAAGAACACGCCCCCGACCTTCATCGTGCAGGCGGAGAACGACGACGTCGACGACATCCGGAACTCGCTCTTCTATTACGCCGCGCTCCAGAAGGCCCGAGTCCCCGCCGAGCTGCACGTCTTCCCCGAGGGCGGCCACGCGTTCGGTTTGAGGCGGACGAAGATGGCGATCACCGCGTGGCCGGAGCTGGCGGAGACCTGGATGCGGTCGATCGGCATGTTGCCGTGA
- a CDS encoding VOC family protein, whose product MNLANATIGQLMIPVDDLDRAVGFYRDVLGLPFLFVAPPQMAFFMCGPVRLLVGVLPQGHTAQRGATIYFKVDEIEGLAAELKVKGVTFIADPHVVHRAPTFELWLAEFTDPDGNHLALMHERPLSA is encoded by the coding sequence ATGAACCTCGCGAACGCCACGATCGGTCAGCTCATGATTCCCGTCGATGACCTCGATCGAGCCGTCGGCTTCTATCGCGACGTGCTCGGCCTCCCATTCCTGTTCGTGGCGCCACCGCAGATGGCGTTCTTCATGTGCGGCCCGGTGCGCCTGCTCGTCGGCGTGCTGCCTCAAGGCCACACCGCGCAGCGCGGCGCGACGATCTACTTCAAGGTCGACGAGATCGAGGGCCTCGCTGCGGAGCTGAAGGTGAAGGGCGTGACGTTCATTGCTGATCCGCACGTCGTCCATCGCGCGCCTACGTTCGAGCTGTGGCTCGCTGAGTTCACCGATCCCGACGGCAACCATCTCGCGCTCATGCACGAGCGCCCGCTCTCCGCGTGA